A single region of the Lysinibacillus sp. B2A1 genome encodes:
- a CDS encoding LysR family transcriptional regulator, protein MSLVKYEILTKVAEVASFTKAADALGLTQSAVSHAVSSLEKDFGFALIHRSRAGVTLTSEGDTMLRAMRHVLDAQELLQQEAAHILGVTRGKVRIGVISSISSNWMPEIIRIMDNQFPGIQVELREGDYYEIEQWLLSGEVEVGFLNGQKSEQFLFTELKQDPLLCIVSDKSPLFNKTEIDIIELEDMPFIMTSYKGTNDVKVILEQYHVKPNIRFELSEEVGIISMISHHLGISILPKLVINTLPSTLKAIPLKQGGYRTIGIAMKHQASPVTKKFAEILSTWLQEQNNQA, encoded by the coding sequence ATGAGTTTAGTTAAATATGAGATTTTAACAAAGGTTGCGGAGGTGGCAAGCTTTACAAAAGCTGCAGATGCATTAGGATTAACGCAATCCGCAGTGAGTCACGCTGTCTCTAGTTTAGAAAAAGATTTCGGTTTTGCGCTCATTCACAGAAGTCGAGCTGGTGTCACATTAACAAGTGAAGGAGATACTATGCTAAGGGCAATGAGACATGTTCTAGATGCACAAGAGTTGCTACAGCAGGAAGCGGCACATATACTTGGCGTTACTCGTGGTAAAGTACGAATAGGTGTTATTTCAAGTATCTCCTCCAATTGGATGCCAGAAATTATTCGAATTATGGACAATCAATTTCCAGGGATACAAGTTGAGTTGCGTGAGGGAGATTATTATGAGATTGAGCAATGGCTGCTAAGTGGAGAGGTTGAGGTAGGATTTTTAAATGGGCAAAAGTCAGAGCAATTTCTATTTACAGAACTAAAGCAGGATCCATTGTTGTGTATCGTTTCTGATAAAAGTCCATTATTTAACAAGACAGAAATAGATATTATTGAACTAGAGGATATGCCCTTTATCATGACCTCCTATAAAGGAACAAATGATGTGAAAGTCATTTTGGAGCAATATCATGTAAAGCCGAATATTCGCTTTGAACTATCAGAAGAAGTAGGAATTATTTCGATGATTTCCCATCATCTTGGCATCAGTATTTTACCAAAGCTAGTGATAAATACATTACCATCTACTTTAAAGGCAATTCCTTTAAAGCAAGGCGGGTATCGTACAATTGGTATCGCAATGAAGCATCAAGCATCTCCTGTTACAAAGAAATTTGCAGAAATTTTAAGTACTTGGCTTCAAGAGCAAAATAATCAAGCATAA
- a CDS encoding EamA family transporter: protein MSIQGKANLLMVIVTMFWGLSYTFMVMGLETLAVYNVVALRCIIAFVVAGIIFYKRMIKVDVNTFKYAAIQGLLLFIVFALSLFGLESTSASNAGFILSLTVVLVPIFSSFIEKKLPSRAVSFAIVCTMIGITVLTAHGSFTFQKGDILVAIAALCYSIYLLLNSSFTRNVESISYGIYQLGFAGLYALVLTFLFETPTLPNTSSSWIAIIGLGVICSAFCFVGQTVAQQYTSATHTGLIFSLEPIFAAMFAMMFIGEGLTLKLMIGGSFILIGNLFAQLEHLHVLRFLRKQQHEKAIHE from the coding sequence ATGAGTATCCAAGGAAAAGCAAATTTATTAATGGTAATTGTGACAATGTTTTGGGGATTGTCTTATACCTTTATGGTGATGGGACTAGAGACATTGGCTGTTTATAATGTAGTGGCATTACGCTGTATCATTGCTTTTGTCGTAGCAGGCATCATCTTTTATAAACGTATGATAAAAGTCGATGTAAATACATTTAAATATGCAGCTATTCAAGGGTTACTGTTATTCATTGTGTTCGCTCTAAGCTTATTCGGTCTTGAATCAACTTCTGCCTCAAATGCTGGCTTTATTTTAAGCTTAACGGTTGTCTTAGTGCCTATCTTCAGTAGTTTTATTGAGAAAAAATTGCCTTCAAGAGCTGTAAGTTTTGCGATTGTTTGTACAATGATTGGCATTACTGTTTTAACTGCACATGGCTCTTTTACCTTTCAAAAAGGTGATATTCTAGTGGCCATCGCAGCACTATGTTATTCAATTTATCTACTGTTAAATAGTTCTTTTACAAGAAATGTTGAATCTATTTCTTATGGCATTTACCAGCTTGGTTTTGCTGGGTTATATGCACTTGTTTTAACCTTCTTATTTGAAACACCTACGCTTCCAAATACGTCTAGCTCATGGATTGCTATTATAGGACTCGGCGTCATCTGTAGTGCATTTTGCTTTGTAGGGCAAACTGTTGCACAACAGTATACGTCTGCTACACATACAGGTCTAATATTTTCCTTAGAGCCGATTTTTGCAGCCATGTTTGCGATGATGTTTATCGGGGAAGGATTGACATTAAAATTAATGATCGGTGGTAGCTTTATTCTAATTGGAAATCTATTTGCACAGTTAGAGCATCTTCATGTGCTACGTTTTCTTAGAAAGCAACAACATGAAAAAGCGATACACGAATAA
- a CDS encoding transposase: MYVTYSRREIEENRKFYEMMYDPSHQLVKMDQVMDWNFVSKQLEVFYPYSIGRPTKDPIMLVKILLIQYLEGFRSVRFTCKQVKQHATYRWFLGISPTEKIPDHSTISKFLSQRLQGVTFWEELFQHCLLFIHDEGFIANETWVADETELKANANKRVRNVQIEEKIIEEKEDDLTLINEHRARHGKKFLMTKEPKVEEKRTNSSPVDPEARLSVKHDERGRFAYFEHRIVDSLHNFIIATDVTAANVPGHRKLVGQVDQLKQLFGQYAKEIALDSGYYNAPLARRLFERKFFVYMSYRRFATKDHPNCRRYQFKQVNEDLYACPCGVPFYYKTTNRQGYHEFKPPKGSCQFCPFVKRENEDRVLRISIHQEIYNQLRGQRLSYRGKILRSVRPATVELSFAHSKELHGLRYARYRGVQKVKRQVLMTAIIQNLKKWTKLRSLKQIGLHLTHEIIEESV; encoded by the coding sequence ATGTACGTTACATACTCCAGAAGAGAGATTGAAGAGAATCGAAAATTCTACGAGATGATGTACGACCCTTCGCATCAGTTAGTGAAGATGGATCAAGTGATGGACTGGAATTTTGTATCGAAACAATTGGAAGTTTTTTATCCATACAGTATTGGTCGCCCAACAAAAGATCCCATCATGTTGGTGAAAATCTTATTGATTCAGTATTTAGAAGGCTTTCGTTCAGTTCGTTTTACGTGTAAGCAAGTGAAGCAACACGCAACGTATCGCTGGTTTTTAGGCATTTCTCCTACAGAAAAAATTCCAGATCACTCAACCATCTCTAAGTTTCTTTCGCAACGTCTGCAGGGTGTGACGTTTTGGGAGGAACTTTTTCAACATTGTCTTCTTTTCATTCACGATGAAGGATTTATTGCGAACGAAACATGGGTGGCAGATGAAACGGAATTAAAAGCGAATGCCAATAAACGGGTGCGTAACGTACAGATTGAAGAGAAAATCATAGAAGAAAAAGAGGATGATTTAACGCTTATTAATGAACACCGTGCGCGTCATGGGAAGAAATTTCTTATGACAAAAGAGCCAAAGGTAGAAGAAAAGCGAACAAATAGTAGCCCTGTGGATCCGGAAGCACGTTTGTCTGTTAAACATGATGAACGTGGGCGCTTTGCGTATTTTGAGCACCGTATTGTGGATTCGTTACATAACTTTATTATTGCGACAGATGTCACAGCTGCGAATGTACCAGGGCATCGTAAATTAGTAGGACAAGTGGATCAATTAAAGCAATTATTTGGGCAATACGCGAAGGAAATAGCGCTCGACTCAGGTTATTACAATGCCCCTCTTGCCCGAAGATTGTTTGAAAGGAAATTCTTCGTTTATATGTCTTATCGACGATTCGCAACGAAGGACCACCCGAATTGTCGCCGTTATCAGTTTAAACAGGTGAATGAGGATCTCTATGCCTGTCCATGTGGTGTACCATTTTATTATAAAACAACGAATCGACAGGGCTATCACGAATTCAAACCACCAAAAGGAAGTTGTCAATTCTGCCCTTTTGTAAAAAGGGAAAACGAAGACCGTGTGTTACGAATTTCGATTCACCAAGAAATTTATAATCAATTACGAGGGCAACGCTTGTCCTATCGGGGGAAAATCCTTCGTTCTGTACGTCCAGCCACTGTCGAACTTAGCTTCGCACATAGTAAAGAACTCCACGGTTTACGCTATGCGCGTTACCGTGGAGTCCAAAAAGTAAAAAGACAAGTTTTGATGACAGCCATCATACAAAACTTGAAAAAGTGGACCAAACTCCGCTCACTCAAGCAAATTGGTCTACACCTAACACATGAAATTATAGAAGAATCTGTTTAA
- a CDS encoding ATP-grasp domain-containing protein, whose translation MATEQPFLPILLGSDMNAYGMARAFYEAYGIKPLVLGRSHLTATQDSHILDFQEIDRLNEQDVFAPALAQVAKKYANKKLLLLACGDDYAKLIIKNKPALQEHFTVPYIDESLMDEILLKENFYKMCDKYNFKYPGTTTVTADNYENFTPPFDYPIILKASNSVEYWACKFPGKKKVFVAHDEAEKTAILKAIYSSSYQDTMIIQEFIPGDDSYMRVLNAYVGKDGKVKLMCLGNPILEEHSPEGIGSYAAIVTTYDKELLDQVRNFLEDIGYTGFANFDMKYDIRDKQYKLFEINLRNGRSSYYVTASGHNLMKYVADDHMLNIEQELTYVQDKHLWMIIPKGVLFKYASNEKLKLEAKKLIREGKYTNSLYFNEDMNAKRWVKLTLNNLNYYRKYKKYFNNKGLSE comes from the coding sequence ATGGCAACTGAGCAACCATTTTTACCAATACTATTAGGATCAGATATGAATGCATACGGTATGGCACGTGCGTTCTATGAGGCATATGGCATAAAGCCACTTGTATTAGGACGTTCACATTTAACAGCTACACAAGACAGCCATATTTTAGATTTCCAGGAGATAGATCGCTTAAATGAACAGGATGTATTTGCGCCCGCCCTTGCACAGGTAGCAAAAAAATATGCTAATAAAAAACTACTGCTATTAGCCTGTGGTGATGATTACGCAAAGCTTATTATCAAAAATAAGCCAGCATTACAGGAGCATTTTACAGTACCTTATATTGATGAATCGCTGATGGATGAAATTTTGTTAAAAGAAAATTTCTATAAAATGTGTGATAAGTACAATTTCAAGTACCCAGGTACAACGACAGTTACAGCTGATAATTACGAAAATTTTACACCACCATTCGATTACCCGATTATTCTAAAGGCTTCGAATTCGGTTGAATACTGGGCATGTAAGTTCCCTGGTAAGAAAAAAGTTTTTGTTGCACATGATGAAGCTGAAAAAACAGCCATTTTAAAAGCAATCTATAGCTCAAGCTATCAGGATACAATGATCATTCAGGAATTTATTCCTGGTGACGATTCATATATGCGTGTATTAAATGCGTATGTTGGCAAAGACGGCAAAGTTAAGCTGATGTGTTTAGGTAATCCAATTTTAGAAGAGCATTCACCAGAAGGTATTGGTAGTTACGCAGCCATCGTTACTACATACGATAAAGAACTACTGGATCAAGTACGCAACTTCTTAGAGGATATCGGTTATACAGGCTTTGCAAACTTCGATATGAAATACGATATTCGTGACAAACAGTATAAGCTTTTTGAAATTAACTTACGTAATGGACGCTCAAGTTATTATGTAACAGCGAGTGGCCATAATTTAATGAAGTATGTAGCTGACGACCATATGTTAAATATTGAGCAGGAATTAACATATGTACAGGATAAGCATTTATGGATGATTATTCCTAAAGGGGTATTATTCAAGTATGCATCCAATGAAAAGCTTAAACTAGAAGCGAAAAAATTAATTCGTGAAGGGAAATATACAAATTCTCTTTATTTTAATGAGGATATGAATGCCAAGCGTTGGGTCAAGCTAACGTTAAATAATTTAAATTATTATCGAAAATATAAAAAGTACTTTAATAATAAAGGACTATCCGAGTAA
- a CDS encoding tRNA (guanosine(46)-N7)-methyltransferase TrmB has protein sequence MRLRNKPWAEEMITSHPEVIIPNPEDFKGNWQAVFGNDNPLHIEVGTGKGQFVTGMALQNPDINYIGIELYDSVIVCALEKIVEAKSPANLRLLKVNGADLYKYFAKNDVDRVYLNFSDPWPKTRHAKRRLTHGDFLKLYESILVDNGEIHFKTDNRGLFEYSLTSISEYGMLLKYVSLDLHANMPEDNVMTEYEQKFSAKGQPIYRLESQFITK, from the coding sequence TTGAGATTAAGAAATAAGCCTTGGGCGGAGGAAATGATTACAAGTCATCCAGAGGTGATTATTCCAAATCCTGAGGACTTTAAAGGGAATTGGCAGGCAGTTTTTGGCAACGATAACCCGCTGCATATTGAGGTAGGTACTGGAAAAGGGCAATTTGTTACTGGTATGGCCTTACAAAATCCTGATATTAATTACATTGGCATTGAGCTTTATGATAGTGTCATTGTATGTGCGTTGGAAAAAATAGTAGAGGCTAAATCTCCAGCGAATTTACGATTATTAAAAGTAAATGGCGCAGATTTATATAAATATTTCGCAAAAAATGATGTAGATCGTGTGTATCTGAATTTCTCAGATCCTTGGCCAAAAACGCGTCATGCGAAACGACGTTTAACGCACGGGGATTTTTTGAAATTATATGAGTCGATTTTAGTGGATAATGGGGAAATCCATTTTAAAACGGATAACCGTGGTTTGTTTGAGTATTCATTAACTAGTATTTCTGAATATGGTATGTTACTAAAGTATGTATCACTCGACCTACATGCGAATATGCCTGAGGATAATGTTATGACTGAGTATGAGCAGAAATTTTCTGCTAAAGGACAGCCAATCTATCGTCTAGAATCGCAATTCATTACTAAATAG
- a CDS encoding NERD domain-containing protein — MAQLVKLQDYISRYQIDLARYPTQFVRLKKNQWERVKRQWELGEDITEWQHDSVVEQEPFEEKERFSLLKKLFAGRHKEEKEDIEQLEISNELVSDEDSIPEEETTLTFEPKIVYAPQSIHELKRMFIDQFFHFQMKWASSTLREKSYVDPRFMRDSLLRNLLQQLPDNYLLFYYPILQIRKAPIELDVVLMSPTECICITVLEAENQAVYVGGSDRFWIKKVGTKDSKVLNPTINLGRMESVLTQLFKQDNIDMPIRKVVLTRNGYFDYPGSPYGIQFFDYRNYGGWMEYLKKVSSPMKHMQIRAAQTILNNVQTTSFNRDIWQQSSQQAED, encoded by the coding sequence ATGGCACAATTGGTGAAATTACAAGATTATATTTCACGTTATCAAATTGATTTAGCAAGATATCCCACACAATTTGTACGTTTAAAGAAAAATCAGTGGGAGCGTGTCAAAAGACAGTGGGAGCTTGGAGAAGATATTACTGAATGGCAGCATGATTCTGTTGTCGAACAAGAACCCTTTGAGGAAAAAGAACGCTTTTCTTTATTAAAAAAATTATTTGCTGGTCGTCACAAGGAAGAAAAAGAAGATATTGAACAACTCGAAATCTCAAATGAATTAGTCAGTGATGAGGACAGTATTCCAGAAGAGGAAACAACATTAACATTTGAACCGAAAATTGTCTATGCACCACAGTCTATCCATGAACTAAAACGAATGTTTATCGATCAATTTTTCCATTTTCAGATGAAATGGGCGAGTTCAACTTTACGTGAAAAATCATATGTCGATCCTCGTTTTATGCGTGATTCTTTGCTGCGTAATTTATTACAGCAATTACCTGATAATTATTTACTTTTTTATTATCCAATTTTACAAATTAGAAAAGCACCGATAGAACTTGATGTTGTACTGATGTCACCAACAGAATGTATTTGTATTACTGTATTAGAAGCGGAGAATCAGGCAGTTTATGTTGGAGGCAGTGATCGATTCTGGATTAAAAAGGTGGGGACAAAGGATTCTAAGGTCCTGAATCCAACAATTAATTTAGGTCGCATGGAATCTGTATTAACGCAATTATTTAAGCAGGACAATATTGACATGCCAATTCGTAAGGTTGTTTTAACACGTAATGGCTATTTTGATTATCCGGGATCACCATATGGTATACAGTTTTTTGATTATCGAAATTATGGTGGATGGATGGAGTATTTAAAAAAAGTGTCCTCTCCGATGAAGCATATGCAAATTCGTGCTGCCCAAACGATTTTAAATAATGTACAAACGACATCCTTTAATCGGGATATTTGGCAGCAATCTTCTCAACAAGCTGAGGATTAA
- the dat gene encoding D-amino-acid transaminase: protein MAYSLWNDQIVEEGSITVSPEDRGYQFGDGIYEVIKVYNGNMFTAQEHIDRFYASAEKIRLVIPYTKDVLHKLLHELIEKNNLDTGHVYFQITRGAISRNHIFPDASVPAVLTGNVKAGERAYENFEKGVKATFVEDIRWLRCDIKSLNLLGAVLAKQEASEKGCYEAILHRGDIVTECSSANVYGIKDGKLYTHPANNFILNGITRQVILKCAEEINLTVIEEPMTKADLLTMDEIIVSSVSSEVTPVIDVDGKQIGAGIPGEWTRKLQQVFEAKLPLSMNAK from the coding sequence ATGGCATATTCATTATGGAATGATCAAATCGTTGAAGAAGGTTCTATTACAGTATCACCAGAAGATAGAGGTTACCAATTTGGTGACGGAATTTATGAAGTAATCAAAGTTTATAACGGAAACATGTTCACAGCACAAGAACATATTGATCGTTTCTACGCGAGTGCCGAAAAAATTCGTCTAGTCATTCCTTATACAAAAGATGTATTACACAAATTATTACATGAACTTATTGAAAAAAATAATTTAGATACAGGTCATGTATACTTCCAAATCACACGTGGAGCAATTTCTCGTAATCATATCTTCCCAGATGCAAGTGTTCCAGCAGTATTAACAGGTAATGTGAAAGCCGGCGAGCGTGCATATGAAAACTTTGAAAAAGGCGTAAAAGCCACTTTTGTAGAGGATATTCGTTGGTTACGCTGCGATATCAAATCTTTAAACTTACTTGGTGCAGTATTAGCAAAACAAGAAGCATCTGAAAAAGGCTGCTATGAAGCTATTTTACATCGTGGAGATATTGTTACAGAATGTTCCTCTGCAAATGTATACGGTATTAAAGATGGTAAGCTTTACACACACCCAGCAAATAACTTTATTTTAAACGGTATTACACGCCAAGTGATTTTAAAATGTGCTGAGGAAATTAATCTAACAGTCATTGAAGAGCCAATGACGAAGGCAGATTTATTAACAATGGATGAAATCATTGTATCATCAGTATCTTCTGAAGTTACGCCTGTTATTGACGTGGATGGCAAGCAAATTGGTGCTGGAATTCCAGGTGAATGGACTCGTAAATTACAGCAAGTGTTTGAGGCTAAATTACCACTTTCAATGAATGCAAAGTAA
- a CDS encoding dipeptidase PepV translates to MDWLQAAKERQDELIQELQELVQINSVLDEDTITSEVPFGDGPLKALEWLLAKGQAEGLLTKNVDNYAGHIEMGTGEDVLGVLCHVDVVPIGDEADWTYPPFSGTIADGKLYARGAIDDKGPTVAAWMAMKLVKDAGIQLNKRVRMIIGTDEETGFRCVDHYFKQEEMPSIGFAPDADFPLINAEKGIAELVFSQNKIGDATKEQLLLFNAGKRPNMVPDFAEAKVQFVSQQFELNFQTFLRKNQLEGTLLMEGSRYIITIKGKSAHAMEPEKGVNAAVYLAAFLQQELTTEASKQFVDFIADVFYQDHYGHQLNLQFEDEMSGKTTLNPGIVSYDVAKGGSLVISMRYAVTYPFDKKITAAQRFTVTKGFSLDIQDDSKPHYVSENDPFIQTLTKIYRRQTGDYETPLLSTGGGTYARVMKKGVAFGMLFPGEPDVAHRADEFVVVENLVRAAAIYAEAIVELAGKK, encoded by the coding sequence ATGGATTGGTTACAAGCTGCAAAAGAAAGGCAAGATGAATTAATACAAGAGCTACAGGAGCTTGTGCAAATTAATAGTGTTCTGGATGAGGATACGATCACTTCTGAAGTACCTTTTGGTGATGGTCCACTTAAAGCACTTGAATGGTTGTTAGCTAAAGGTCAGGCTGAAGGGCTATTAACAAAAAATGTTGATAATTACGCTGGACATATTGAAATGGGTACTGGTGAAGATGTATTAGGCGTTTTATGTCATGTTGATGTTGTACCTATTGGAGATGAAGCTGATTGGACATACCCGCCATTTAGCGGCACCATTGCAGATGGAAAATTATATGCTCGTGGTGCGATTGATGATAAAGGCCCAACAGTAGCTGCATGGATGGCTATGAAACTTGTTAAAGATGCAGGTATTCAGCTTAACAAAAGAGTGCGTATGATTATTGGTACGGATGAAGAAACAGGCTTCCGCTGTGTCGACCACTACTTTAAACAAGAGGAAATGCCATCAATAGGTTTTGCACCTGATGCGGATTTCCCGCTCATTAATGCTGAAAAGGGCATTGCAGAGCTTGTGTTCTCTCAAAATAAAATAGGTGATGCAACGAAAGAACAGCTACTACTATTTAATGCTGGAAAGCGCCCGAATATGGTACCTGATTTTGCAGAAGCAAAGGTTCAGTTTGTTTCTCAACAGTTCGAACTGAATTTTCAAACATTTTTAAGAAAAAATCAGCTAGAAGGCACTTTATTAATGGAGGGTTCTCGCTATATAATAACTATCAAAGGTAAATCAGCCCATGCAATGGAGCCAGAAAAAGGTGTCAATGCAGCTGTTTATCTTGCAGCATTTTTACAACAAGAATTGACGACAGAGGCAAGTAAGCAATTTGTCGACTTTATCGCAGATGTATTTTATCAAGACCATTATGGTCATCAATTAAATTTACAATTTGAGGATGAAATGTCTGGGAAGACGACATTAAATCCAGGCATTGTAAGCTATGATGTGGCTAAAGGTGGTAGTTTAGTGATCAGTATGCGGTATGCTGTCACATATCCATTTGATAAAAAAATAACTGCTGCACAACGCTTCACTGTGACGAAAGGTTTTTCATTGGATATTCAGGATGACTCAAAACCACATTACGTAAGTGAAAATGATCCATTCATTCAAACATTAACGAAAATCTATAGACGTCAGACAGGTGATTACGAAACACCACTCCTTTCTACAGGTGGTGGTACGTATGCACGTGTGATGAAGAAGGGTGTAGCATTTGGTATGTTATTCCCAGGTGAACCTGATGTAGCGCATCGTGCGGATGAGTTTGTTGTCGTTGAAAACTTAGTCAGAGCAGCAGCTATTTATGCTGAAGCAATTGTTGAACTTGCAGGAAAAAAATAA
- a CDS encoding HTH domain-containing protein translates to MKPTTDRMLNRIKDVYMFILDKGTVSTQDLVEEFSITPRTVQRDLNVLAFNDLVMSPSRGKWTTTKKKVKMTS, encoded by the coding sequence ATGAAACCAACTACTGATCGAATGCTTAATCGTATTAAAGATGTGTACATGTTTATTTTAGACAAAGGAACCGTGTCTACACAGGATTTAGTCGAAGAGTTTAGTATCACTCCTCGCACCGTTCAAAGAGATTTGAACGTGTTAGCCTTTAACGATTTGGTAATGAGCCCAAGTCGAGGCAAATGGACAACGACGAAGAAAAAAGTAAAAATGACGTCTTAG
- a CDS encoding MFS transporter produces the protein MKLSKMFHPLVWIILGGTIFTRIASFMAMPFLAIYLHNEIEASPLQIGLTIGIAPLISTVGGFFGGYLTDRFGRKSVILLTIIIWSLVFFGFATAHAVWYFVLFNALNGLCRSFFEPSTQALMIDFTPADKRKRLFSLRYTAINIAAVIGPIIGVYIAQLSSPSIPFMLTGIMYIVYAIFLFFVLNRYEMQQPKATTQTKILQTFSLLLTNRVLLSFIFGAILINIGYSQFDSTLPQVIELKIEDGAKLYSLLISLNAAVVLLLQLPISIVSERFSSTATLLVGVLFFAFGLLLFGFSNNYPLYIIAMIIFTIGEIFAFPTMNVMIDEIAPDTQKATYLGASQFKNLGGFLGPIIGGWLLTHYIDALFVVIAALVLCSCFFYKSKGRPQQ, from the coding sequence ATGAAATTGTCTAAGATGTTTCATCCATTAGTTTGGATTATTCTTGGCGGAACGATTTTCACACGTATTGCAAGCTTTATGGCAATGCCCTTTTTAGCTATCTATTTACATAATGAAATTGAAGCCTCCCCTTTACAAATCGGATTGACAATTGGTATTGCTCCACTCATCTCTACTGTCGGAGGATTTTTTGGTGGTTACCTAACAGATCGTTTCGGTAGAAAAAGTGTCATTCTGTTGACGATTATCATTTGGAGTCTTGTGTTCTTTGGCTTTGCAACGGCTCATGCAGTTTGGTATTTTGTATTATTCAATGCTTTAAATGGACTATGTCGTTCTTTCTTTGAACCTTCAACACAAGCATTAATGATTGATTTTACACCTGCTGACAAACGAAAAAGATTATTTTCGCTTCGCTATACAGCGATTAACATAGCAGCGGTGATTGGTCCGATCATTGGTGTTTATATTGCTCAATTGTCTAGCCCAAGTATTCCATTTATGCTAACAGGAATTATGTATATTGTTTACGCTATATTTTTATTTTTCGTACTGAATCGTTACGAAATGCAACAGCCAAAAGCTACAACACAAACAAAAATACTACAAACCTTTTCATTATTATTAACAAATCGTGTTCTACTAAGCTTTATTTTTGGTGCTATTTTAATCAATATTGGCTATTCTCAATTCGATTCAACATTGCCACAAGTTATTGAGCTTAAAATTGAAGACGGTGCCAAACTCTATTCGCTACTTATCTCGCTAAATGCAGCGGTTGTTTTATTACTACAATTACCAATTAGTATTGTTTCAGAACGTTTTTCATCCACTGCTACTCTTTTAGTAGGTGTTCTATTCTTTGCATTCGGACTGTTATTGTTCGGCTTCTCCAATAACTATCCGCTTTATATTATCGCGATGATTATCTTTACGATCGGTGAAATTTTTGCCTTCCCAACGATGAATGTCATGATTGATGAGATTGCACCTGATACACAAAAGGCAACCTATTTAGGAGCTTCTCAATTCAAAAATTTAGGAGGCTTTCTCGGCCCAATTATCGGCGGATGGCTGTTAACGCATTATATTGACGCATTGTTTGTAGTAATTGCTGCACTTGTATTATGTAGTTGCTTCTTCTATAAATCTAAGGGGAGGCCACAACAGTAA
- a CDS encoding 16S rRNA pseudouridine(516) synthase, which produces MRLDKLLANMGYGSRKEVKQLLKQKAVTVDGAYVKDAALHVDPEKQDVSVFGEQVVYTEFVYFMMNKPPGVISATEDGRDETVIDLLEPLHQHFQPFPVGRLDKDTEGLLLLTNDGQLAHNLLSPKKHVPKVYYAQIEGLVTEEDGKKFAQGVELDDGYVTKPGELNILKSDLQSEIELTIQEGKFHQVKRMFESVGKRVTYLKRLSMGSLKLDDNLALGEYRELTTKELADLQNRD; this is translated from the coding sequence ATGCGTTTAGATAAATTACTAGCAAATATGGGGTATGGGTCACGCAAGGAAGTGAAGCAGCTTCTTAAGCAAAAGGCAGTAACTGTGGATGGTGCATATGTAAAGGATGCAGCATTACATGTAGACCCTGAAAAACAAGATGTTTCCGTTTTTGGTGAACAAGTTGTTTACACAGAATTTGTATACTTTATGATGAATAAACCTCCTGGCGTTATTTCTGCAACAGAGGATGGACGAGATGAGACGGTCATTGATTTGTTAGAGCCTTTACATCAACATTTTCAGCCTTTTCCAGTTGGGCGCTTAGATAAAGATACAGAAGGATTACTGCTGTTAACGAATGACGGTCAGCTAGCGCATAATTTATTATCGCCTAAAAAACATGTGCCTAAAGTTTACTATGCGCAAATAGAAGGGCTCGTGACAGAGGAAGATGGCAAAAAATTTGCACAGGGTGTAGAGTTGGATGACGGTTATGTGACAAAACCAGGAGAGCTAAATATCTTAAAATCTGACCTACAATCGGAAATCGAGCTAACCATTCAAGAAGGTAAGTTTCATCAGGTGAAGCGTATGTTTGAGTCAGTTGGTAAACGTGTTACCTATTTAAAACGTTTATCAATGGGGAGTCTAAAGCTTGATGACAATTTAGCTTTAGGGGAATATAGAGAATTAACTACAAAAGAACTAGCTGACTTACAAAATAGAGATTAA